A part of Cannabis sativa cultivar Pink pepper isolate KNU-18-1 chromosome 6, ASM2916894v1, whole genome shotgun sequence genomic DNA contains:
- the LOC115724799 gene encoding xyloglucan endotransglucosylase/hydrolase protein 22: MVILVYIYRSLFIYTMAVVLLLLLLLSLVVNLPTAVVSVGNFSQDFDLTVGDNRAQISDGGDLLTLSLDKISGSGFQSKKQYLFGNINMQLKLVPGNSSGTVITYYLSSHSNESSTLLWDEIDFAFVGNKSGQPYVVHTNVLTKGKGEKEQQFYLWFDPTLDFHNYSIFWNPFRIIFAVDDSPIRVFKNLSSMGIAYPYTQPMTLYSTLTTFNDLVTGFSGGGGFLQTDWSQAPFNASYRNFDDLQSCVWNNNSTSSSSCNNNNATSSPPPWLSDQLDSATQERLRWIQNNYMIYNYCYDLQRFPDGLPPECDVV, translated from the exons atggtaattcttgtgtatatatatagatcactgtttatatatacaatggccgttgtattattattactacTTCTTCTTTCCCTTGTTGTTAACCTTCCCACAGCCGTAGTCTCAGTTGGAAATTTCAGCCAAGATTTTGATCTAACGGTGGGAGACAACCGAGCTCAGATATCGGACGGTGGTGATCTTCTAACATTGTCTCTTGACAAAATCTCAGGCTCCGGTTTCCAGTCAAAAAAACAGTATCTTTTTGGTAACattaatatgcaactcaaaCTTGTTCCTGGTAACTCTTCTGGAACAGTCATTACCTATtat cTTTCTTCTCATTCGAATGAGTCATCGACATTATTATGGGATGAAATTGACTTTGCATTTGTGGGAAATAAGAGTGGTCAACCTTATGTTGTACATACTAATGTGTTGACTAAAGGCAAAGGTGAAAAAGAGCAACAATTCTACCTTTGGTTTGACCCAACTTTGGATTTTCATAACTATTCTATTTTTTGGAACCCCTTTCGAATTAT ATTTGCAGTGGATGATTCCCCAATTCGAGTGTTCAAAAACTTATCATCAATGGGAATCGCATACCCATATACTCAGCCAATGACATTATACTCAACCCTAACCACCTTCAACGACTTAGTTACCGGCTTCAGCGGCGGCGGCGGCTTCCTCCAAACAGACTGGAGCCAAGCTCCATTCAACGCCTCATACCGAAACTTCGATGACTTACAGTCATGTGTTTGGAATAATAActctacttcttcttcttcttgcaaTAACAACAATGCCACGTCATCACCACCACCATGGCTTTCTGATCAGCTTGACTCAGCCACCCAAGAACGGCTTAGATGGATTCAGAataattatatgatttataattaCTGTTATGACCTTCAACGGTTTCCTGATGGTCTACCACCTGAATGCGACGTCGTTTAA
- the LOC115724653 gene encoding probable xyloglucan endotransglucosylase/hydrolase protein 23, with protein MVSFSFSESSFVVFLVFCMVVVNVSAGDLNQDFKITWGDGRANIVNNGELLTLLLDKGSGSGFESKNEYLFGQIDMQIKLVAGNSAGTVTAYYLSSKGSTWDEIDFEFLGNLSGDPYILHTNVFSQGKGNREQQFYLWFDPTADFHTYSILWNPQHIVFSVDGTPIRKFKNLESKGVPYPKNQPMRIHSSLWNADDWATRGGLVKTDWSKAPFTASYRNFKANACVMNSGSSSCASSNSQANSNSWLNQELDSAGEQKLKWVQKNYLIYNYCTDSKRFPQGFPLECTVV; from the exons atggtttctttttctttttcagaaaGTTCTTTTGTGGTGTTTCTGGTGTTTTGCATGGTTGTTGTTAATGTCTCAGCTGGTGATTTGAACCAAGATTTTAAGATTACATGGGGTGATGGCAGAGCTAATATTGTCAACAATGGAGAGCTTCTTACTCTGTTGCTTGATAAAGGTTCAGGCTCTGGATTTGAGTCAAAGAATGAGTATTTGTTTGGCCAaattgatatgcaaatcaagcttgTTGCTGGAAACTCTGCTGGTACTGTCACTGCCTATTAT TTGTCGTCAAAAGGGTCAACTTGGGATGAGATTGACTTTGAGTTCTTGGGGAATCTGAGTGGTGATCCTTACATTCTTCACACCAATGTGTTCAGCCAAGGCAAAGGCAACAGAGAACAACAGTTCTACTTATGGTTTGACCCAACTGCTGATTTCCACACATACTCCATTCTTTGGAACCCTCAGCACATTGT TTTCTCAGTGGATGGTACTCCAATTAGAAAGTTCAAGAACTTGGAATCAAAGGGTGTGCCATACCCAAAGAACCAGCCAATGAGAATCCACTCAAGCCTTTGGAATGCTGATGATTGGGCCACAAGAGGTGGTTTGGTGAAGACTGATTGGAGTAAGGCTCCCTTCACAGCCTCATACAGAAACTTCAAAGCCAATGCTTGTGTTATGAACTCTGGCTCATCTTCTTGTGCTTCATCAAACTCTCAAGCTAATTCAAATTCATGGCTCAACCAAGAGTTGGACTCAGCTGGTGAACAAAAGCTGAAATGGGTTCAGAAGAATTACTTGATCTACAATTACTGCACTGATTCTAAGAGATTTCCTCAAGGTTTCCCACTAGAATGCACAGTGGTCTAA
- the LOC133028954 gene encoding probable xyloglucan endotransglucosylase/hydrolase protein 23 — translation MASLSSLIKCSSVLLLVSILVFGSFVVSVSAGDLNQDFKITWGDGRANIVNNGELLTLLLDKGSGSGFESKNEYLFGQIDMQIKLVAGNSAGTVTAYYLSSKGSTWDEIDFEFLGNLSGDPYILHTNVFSQGKGNREQQFYLWFDPTADFHTYSILWNPQHIVFSVDGTPIRKFKNLESKGVPYPKNQPMRIHSSLWNADDWATRGGLVKTDWSKAPFTASYRNFKANACVVSSGSSSCASNSQTNSNSWLNQELDSAGEQKLKWVQKNYLIYNYCTDSKRFPQGFPLECTVA, via the exons atGGCTTCTCTTTCTTCACTCATCAAATGTTCCTCTGTTTTGTTGTTGGTTTCTATTCTAGTTTTTGGCTCTTTTGTGGTTAGTGTCTCAGCTGGTGATTTGAACCAAGATTTTAAGATTACATGGGGTGATGGCAGAGCTAATATTGTCAACAATGGAGAGCTTCTTACTCTGTTGCTTGACAAAGGGTCTGGCTCTGGTTTTGAGTCAAAGAATGAGTATTTGTTTGGCCAaattgatatgcaaatcaagcttgTTGCAGGCAACTCTGCTGGCACTGTCACTGCCTATTAT TTGTCATCAAAAGGGTCAACTTGGGATGAGATTGATTTTGAGTTCTTGGGGAATCTGAGTGGTGATCCTTACATTCTTCACACCAATGTGTTCAGCCAAGGCAAAGGCAACAGAGAACAACAATTCTACTTATGGTTTGATCCAACTGCTGATTTCCACACATACTCCATTCTTTGGAACCCTCAACACATTGT TTTCTCAGTGGATGGTACCCCaattagaaaattcaaaaactTGGAATCAAAGGGTGTGCCATACCCAAAGAACCAACCAATGAGAATCCACTCAAGCCTTTGGAATGCTGATGATTGGGCCACAAGGGGTGGTTTGGTTAAGACTGATTGGAGTAAGGCTCCCTTCACAGCCTCATACAGAAACTTCAAAGCCAATGCTTGTGTTGTGAGCTCTGGCTCATCTTCTTGTGCCTCAAACTCTCAAACTAACTCAAATTCATGGCTCAACCAAGAGTTGGACTCAGCTGGTGAACAAAAGCTGAAATGGGTTCAAAAGAACTACTTGATCTACAATTACTGCACTGATTCTAAGAGATTTCCCCAAGGCTTCCCTCTAGAATGCACAGTGGCCTAA